The DNA region AGTTCCTCCTGAGCAAGCTGAACGTTTCTCTGAAGAGCCACATAGTCTGCGATGTCCACAGGGTCAGACGTCCACTTGCAGGAGCCTGCCAGTACCAGACGATATTGCTCGTCCACCGCGACCACATCGATCTCCCGCCCACCGGCTCCCCACCATGCGCCAATGGCGACGAGAGGAAGCGACCACTTGCCGGCTTCCACGACGCGCCACACATACTGCCTGCAGGCTCTTTCAAAAGCGGGACGGGAGACGAAATGGCTGAGCAGCGGGGCGATGTGTTGTTCCCACACCTGCCGCCCCAATCCCCGTGCCACCATGCTGGAATATGGGTCGACAAACCGATACCAGAAGTGCAAATACTCATCTGCCAGATAGTATAGCGAGCGGCGCGAACGGGGCAGAGAACGCTCGGTCACCGGCACTTCGCGGACAATCAAACCCAACTGCTGCAGTTTATCCAGTGCCACAGCGATATCCTGCGCAGACCCCTTGCCGATAGCGTTCGCGATGTCCGAAGGGCGACGGTGTCCTGCGGCTACCGCTCGCAAAATGGAACTGTACAGCAGGTCACGGCGAAATTCCTCCAGCAACAGCCACTCTGGCTCTTCCGAGAGGAAAGTATGCCTTTGCAACACGGTGCTGATGACGTTTTGCTCGATATCCTGCTCAGGGTCAAACTGTTCGAGATACAGAGGCATTCCTCCCAAAATGGCGTAAGCTTCCATCTTCTGCTGAGGAGAGTACATGGGGAAGAAGAGCGCTGCCTCTGCGTAGTCCATCGGTTCAAGCCTGAGCGAGCGCGTACGCCGGTGATAGAGAGGTGCACCCGCATCCAGCACCTGACGCTCCATAAAGGCGAGGGTAGAACCCAACAGGAATACTTTGATCTGTGGGACGCTTTTATGTGTATCCCACCAGTGCTGAAGAACGCTCAGCAGCGAAGGGTCTGCTTCTACAAGGTATGGAAGTTCGTCAATCACAAAGAGGAGCGGCTCACTTTGCCCTGAAGCCAGATGCGCCAGATAAGCCAGAAAATCTTCCGTGGATGTGAACACCGCGGGGACGTATGCTTCGGGATAGACCTGCGCAACGGCATCACGCATTGCGGCAATCTGGAGCGGCAGTGTCCGGCGTGTGGCGCGGTAATAGATGTAACGTCGCCCTGTTTGTTCCAGAGCGTGCTGCATTAATGCACTTTTGCCAACTCCACGCCTGCCGTACAAGATAACCATTTCCGCCCGTGGGGAGCGTATCGCCTCTTCCAGAGTGTGCAGCTCACGGTGCCGATTCAAAAATGCGCGACGCATTATCTTCCTCCCATTAGTATAATCACGATTATACTAATTACGATTATACTATCATAATTTTCCTTCGATGTCTGCAGCGCCGGAAGCCTCTGCCTGCAGCCGCGGACCGGAAAACAGGCGCGGACACCAGCGTCCCGAACCGCCAGAACAACATCGCCCACGGTCTGATGCATGGGCGGACATCCTCATGGTTTATGCGCCTGCATAAGGAGAAGGCGCACCCTGTTAGAGTGCGCCTTCAGTCTGTTGGGTAATCGAGCGGCCTTCCCTACTTCAGCGGAAACGCCAGAACCTTGCCGTTTGCTGATGCTGCCACCACTACATCCTCCGCCGACAGACCGGAGATACTGGGCGAGCGCACAAACGATTCTCCGTTGTTGCTGCCGTCGTACAGGTAAAACTCCTGCGGGTTGTCGGCATTGATGGCATAGAACTTGCCGTTGTCGCTGCCAATGTAGATGTACGGCGTGTTGCTGCCCTGTTTGCGTACCACGATGGGCATCCCCAGAAACCTGCCTGCGTCGCGCGGCTGAATGGGATAGCCGCTCTTCGGGGTGCCGTCGGAGGCGTGCACAGCATGTATCTTGCCATCCGTGGTGCCGAAATAGACCACCTGTGCCACCCAGTCGAAGAAGGGACTGCCCACAATGGGCGCACCCGCATCATACATCCAGCGCACATGCGGAACTGTGGGGTCAGGCGTGGCGTTCATCGCGTAGAACAGGCCGTTTTGCCCGCCGATGAAAAGGGTGTTTGTGCGAATGTCAATCCACGGCGAACTGGTTATCGGTTGACCCGGAGAGACCATCTCCGACCACACGCCCTGCAGGTCGCTGGAGCGGAAGCACACCACGAATCCGTCGCCTGTACCTGCCCACAGGTGCGTGGTTCCTGGCGCAGAAGGCGTAGAGGAGAACTGGCTGCCCCACTGGCTGGAAACGGCGAGTAGCATACCGTTGGCGTCGTACGAGCGGATGCGCCCATCCTGGGCGGGTACAAACAGGATGCCGTTCTGCACTACGGGCGATGCCACGATACTCACCCCGCTGGCAACGGTGCGGGTACCGTGCACCGCGCCCGAGTTGGGGTCCACCAGCTGCACCCGTCCGTCCGCCGTCGGCACGTAGAGCACACCGGCGCGCGCCGCGACACGCCCTGGCATGGCGGCACCCAAACTGACGGGCGTTTCCCATGCGGTGGTACCCGCGTTTTGCCCGTTCACCCAGTAGGCGTACAGCTCCCCTGTGCTGGAACCAATAATCGCCTTTCCACCCGTGATGGTCACGTCGCCCGATACCCCGCCAGGCACGCTGGCGGTCCACAGTGGCGAGAAGGGGTTCACTACGTCCGCTGCCACACTGTGGAGAGCATACTTCTGGTTGTCGAAGTTGGAAGTCACCCGGAACGGAAGCTCCCGAACGGTGCTGCCGGTTACAGGGTCAGGTGGCGCGGTCACAGTCACAAAGAGTCGGTATTCATCGTTCATTCGCAACGTGGGTGTGCGGTTGATAACATTGTTCTCATCGGCGTCGCGCTGACCGTTGCCGTTGGTGTCCTCGATGAAAACCACCGACCATCCGGCGGGTAGTGCACCGGTGTTCAGCTGGTAGTAGTCATCGCCGTTGCCGGTGTTCTTCACGGTCACCGGAAAGTTGTAAGAGCCTCCCGGGTTCAGCGTCGCCTCCTGCACCGCGAGAGTCACTTGTACATCTGCTACCTGTGCTACGGTGAGCGTGACCGTATTGGAGACGGTGTTGTAGGAGTTTCCACCGGAATCGATGTAGGTCGCCAGCGCCTGCAGGGGAATCTGCGTGCCCGCAGGCGTTAGCTGGGCAAATGCGGTTATATTCAACGCGCAGACGATGGCTGCGGCGAGCCACATGCAACAGTGAGTTTTCATAGACTGCTCCTTGCACGGGTGGTTCTCACAGGGGTTGTGCCACAGACTCGGAAAGAGCACAGCTGGTAAACGTCTGAGGGAGCCGAACTTCTGGTAGCAATGCGGATAGCAGGATTACCAGTATGAGAGGCGAAGCTGAGTAAGAGCGATAAGCTCGCGTGGAGGGTGCAACATGCGGCTTTTCTGTGCTATGGGGGTGTTGCTGATGCTTCTGGCAGCAGCCGCCGCGCAAAGCGAGTGGGGTCTTCCCTTAAAGGAAAAGGCGGAGCGGTTCGAGCAGGATGTGTTGCGTAAGCACTGGTTGAACGGTCTTTATATCGCGCAGATCCAGGTGCCGCCAGAGGGACAACCTGCCGACCACACCACCGAGGGTGGCTCCGACGTGGCGCACAGCGTCAACTGGACGTGCTACTACCTGTCCGGGCAAATCCATCGCTACCTGCTTACGAAGGACCCTGCCGTGCGCGAGCATTGTCGACAGGTCTACCGCGGCTTGCTGAGCCTGACCCAGATTTCGGGCATTCGCGGCTTCGTGGCGCGAGGCTATGTGAAAGGCAGAGGCGAGACGCGCGAGGAACGTCTGAACCCCCGCCGTGCCCACCTCTGGCACCAGGGAGTACCGCCCTACGAGGAGTACCGCTGGCGCGGCAGCCCCAGCCACCACACCTACAGCAGTGTGGCGCACGCCTTCGCACTCTATGCCCTGCTGGTTGCGGACGAAGACGAGAAAAAGCAATGCGCCCAGACCATCGACGCGCTGGTGGAATACTGGCTCGACCGCGACATGAACGTGTACGATGAACACGGCAACCTCTCCGACACCATTCTGGGATTTACAGACGGACGCACCCCCAGCCTCAACGTGGTGATGGCACTCTCCGCACTGCGTATCGCCCACCATTTCACCGGCAAAGCAAAGTTTCTGGAAGCGTACGAGCGACTGGCGAAGCAGTATGGGGTGCGCGGATATACCGATCGCGTGCTGGGGGTAGAGAGCTTCGACGACTGCAACCATGTTTACCATCACCTCGA from Bacillota bacterium includes:
- a CDS encoding PQQ-binding-like beta-propeller repeat protein; protein product: MKTHCCMWLAAAIVCALNITAFAQLTPAGTQIPLQALATYIDSGGNSYNTVSNTVTLTVAQVADVQVTLAVQEATLNPGGSYNFPVTVKNTGNGDDYYQLNTGALPAGWSVVFIEDTNGNGQRDADENNVINRTPTLRMNDEYRLFVTVTAPPDPVTGSTVRELPFRVTSNFDNQKYALHSVAADVVNPFSPLWTASVPGGVSGDVTITGGKAIIGSSTGELYAYWVNGQNAGTTAWETPVSLGAAMPGRVAARAGVLYVPTADGRVQLVDPNSGAVHGTRTVASGVSIVASPVVQNGILFVPAQDGRIRSYDANGMLLAVSSQWGSQFSSTPSAPGTTHLWAGTGDGFVVCFRSSDLQGVWSEMVSPGQPITSSPWIDIRTNTLFIGGQNGLFYAMNATPDPTVPHVRWMYDAGAPIVGSPFFDWVAQVVYFGTTDGKIHAVHASDGTPKSGYPIQPRDAGRFLGMPIVVRKQGSNTPYIYIGSDNGKFYAINADNPQEFYLYDGSNNGESFVRSPSISGLSAEDVVVAASANGKVLAFPLK